Within Halobacterium jilantaiense, the genomic segment GAGGTAGAGGTAGCTGTTGGCGTCGAAGCGCTCGACGAATTTGTCCGCCTGATAGTCGAGGTACGACTCCACGTCCCGGTACGGGAAGAACGCGCCCGCCGGGTCGGTCGGGAAGGCGTCCCCGCCCGCCTCCCGGCCGGCGGTCCGGCGGCCGAACTTGTCCGCCATCGAGTCCTTCGAGAGGTACATCAGGTGGCCGAGCTGGCGGGCGAGCGCGAGGCCCCGTGTCGGGTGTTCCCCGCCGTAGTAGTCGCCGCCGTTCCAGTTCGGGTCGCCCCTGATAGCGCGCCGGGCGACGGCGTTCATCCCGAGGCACTGGGCGTCGAGGCGGGCCGCGGTCGCGACGGCCGCGACCCGGCGGACGTCGTCGGGGTACCGGTGCGCCCAGTCGAGGGCGTTCATGCCGCCGACGCTCCCGCCGACGACGGCGTGGAGGCGACCCACGCCGAGTTCGTCGAGCAGTCGGCGCTGGCTGCGCGTCCAGTCGCCGACGGTGACGGGCGGGAACTCGGTCCCCCAGCGTTCGCCGTCTGGCCCCTCCGCGGGCGGGCCGTCCGTGCCGTAACACGACCCGGGGACGTTCGCGCAGACGACGAAGTACTCGGTCGTGTCGATGGCCTTCCCGGGACCGACCACGTCGCGCCACCAGCCGTGGCCCTGTCCGGCGGTCCCGTCGGGGCTGTCGGCGACGTGCTGGCTCCCGGTCAGGGCGTGACAGACGAGCACAGCGTTCTCGCCCGTGAACTCGCCGTACGTCTCGTAGGCGACGGTGAGTTCGTCGACGGTCTGCCCGGCAGCGAACTCGAAATCGGGAATCGTCTCGGTCGGCATCAGTGCGCCCCCCGGAGCGCCCGGTTGAAGTCCGCGAGCACGTCGTCGGCGTCCTCGATACCGACCGACACCCGAACCATGTCGGGCGCGACGCCCGCCTCGCGCT encodes:
- the metX gene encoding homoserine O-acetyltransferase MetX: MPTETIPDFEFAAGQTVDELTVAYETYGEFTGENAVLVCHALTGSQHVADSPDGTAGQGHGWWRDVVGPGKAIDTTEYFVVCANVPGSCYGTDGPPAEGPDGERWGTEFPPVTVGDWTRSQRRLLDELGVGRLHAVVGGSVGGMNALDWAHRYPDDVRRVAAVATAARLDAQCLGMNAVARRAIRGDPNWNGGDYYGGEHPTRGLALARQLGHLMYLSKDSMADKFGRRTAGREAGGDAFPTDPAGAFFPYRDVESYLDYQADKFVERFDANSYLYLVRAMDDYDLAAGYDSDADALAAFPGEALALSFTGDWHFTVEQSEALADALRDGAADVAHHVVESDHGHDAFLVEPESVGPPLADFLADGVDGRSVTDTRDDARDDYAPVHNSLFSG